aaacagtccaaatgCAAACATGGGGACGaggcaaaacagttcagggggtctGCCAAGAAACCCACCCGTGGtttggcagggggccgaccgcgctcccagtggcggcggcgGCATGGCGTTGCGTGGCGTGGCAGGGGGCCAACTGCACTCCCGGTGGCAGCGGCGTCGTGGCGTTATGTAGCAGGGGGCGGGGGTGGATGGAGACTCGGgctgctgcagcagagcagGGCACACAGCAGTGGCGGctggccagtagggggcgcttgGGCGCCGCCCCCTTTAAATTGTTTAGataataaatgatttctgaacTGCAAAAtacttagaaatgtatttattcatactgTGTGTCCAATAGACATGTTagaatttattaaaatagtAAATACATAATTCTATTTAATTGCTCACATTGTGCACACTTCCTATCCTATGTGCAGGGCGCCGTTCTAATGAGAGTGTATGTAGGCGCATCAACTTTTGGCAAGCAGGTGATCTGAGGCTGACTTTTAATTGGTTATTTAAGGTTTTCCACAGGGCGCAGCGCTCTGCGTCCCGGACACACCCATTCTGTTGTGTCATTACTGGTAGAGTGTCAGTACtggctaattttttttaaaacattgtgtGATTGGACAATCCCCGATTCGACTCATTAGCGCAGCTGCAGTTCGTTAGGTTGATTCACGTTTACGTTTGCAAAGTGGAGTAGtttcaaaatgagagaaaattctgttttgtctttacaaaaaaatgcttttacaaagcgttcacttgaagaaaaaaaacaggataaagGAGCTTGGACCGGACCGTCCcaatttacaaattcagcagcagGCAAGTGATCGTGGACGATCCTACACGCGGGCTTTTTCCAGCTCTTCTTATGACAAGCGGAGTTGGCTAGCTGGATGTGATGTAAGCAATGCCTTTTACTGCTTTCCGTGTTTGCTATTTCAAAGTTCTGGCACGGAGGCAATGTGGACAACAACTGGGGTAAGAGACTTAAAACATctttcagaaaaatgcaaacggcACGAAAACAGCCGCAGCCACCTAGACAATGCAATGAAGCTAAGTTTTTGGGGGAAACTTAGCATTGCTCAACAGCTAGATGAAGGCTACAGGATTGCTGTTAGAAGGCACAATGAAGAGGTGACAAAAAATCGGCACATCCTTTCTAGAATAATAGACCGTGTTAAGTTTTGTGGAGCCTTTGAGCTGGCCTTGCGTGGTCATGACGAAAGTAAGAGCTCTGAAAATCCCGGGATCTTTCGTGGGTTGGTTGATTTTGTTGCTTCTCTTGATGGAGTACTAAAAGAGCACCTTGAGAATGCTACTGTGTTTAAGGGAACTTCGAAAACTGTGCAGAATGAGCTACTGGACtgtatgttttctgttctgaagGAGCATATAATCAAagaagcacagagcagtgatttTCTTTCAATCCAGGCAGACGAGACTGTGGATGTTGCTACGCAGTGCCAGCTTGTGCTTGTACTACGCTATATGGATGCCAAAAACACTGTGCAGGAAAGGTTTTTTGAGTTTATCCCTCTGCAGTCGGCTACAGCTGATTCCATTGCTACAGCCCTAAAAGAACATCTTGCAACTATTCTTCCTGAGGATCAAAAGGCTAAGCTAATCTGTCAGGCATATGATGGAGCCAGCGTGATGCGAGGTGCCACTGCAGGTGTTCAGAAGAAGATACAAGATGTGTACCCAAATGCCCACTACATCCACTGCTATGCTCATCAGCTCAATCTAATAATGCAACAGGCTACTTCTCACATAACCAaagttagaatttttttttctaaccttagtggattttccagctttttttccAGATCATCCAAGCGCACAAGCGTTCTTGATAAAGTTGTGGCCCACAGACTACCAGCATCCAGCAATGTCAGATGGAACTTTCACAGCCGTGCCATCAATACTGTGTTTGAGCACAGAGAGGACCTCATCCGCTGTTTCCAAAGCATACAAGACTGGTGAGTTTGACCCCATTACCGTCAGAGAGGCTGGAGCATTTGCCATGCTACTGGAGGATCAGGATTTTAAGTTCTTTCTGCAACTTTTCCACCATATCATGCCTCATGTGGACCTTCTCTATGCCAAACTCCAGAAGAAGGTCATAGATTCAGTCTGTATCCAGGAGAGCATCCAACAGTTCCAGCAGGACATTCAAAAGATCAGGTAATTGTTTAAatagctgatttttctttttcttcttcttcttcttcattattataatattgtaaGTATTTCTCTTTGGCAGAAATTCTCTCCACTCCATGGTTGGACAAAGCAGTGTAGGTAGTAGTCAGCCAGTGAAGAAGCGTCGGAAAATCACTGTTACACTGGTTTATAGTAGTGTTATTTAATATATTAGGAAGATGTGCGTTGTAGTTAGAAATACCTTTAGTTGTGTCTATGCTGTGTAGGTATGTTGATGTAATGTTTGTCAGcaagatattttattatttaagttgTACTGAAGTTTATGGGTAATGGGGAATAAAACATTTGGTTACTGAATTTTGTATAATCTTGTCccacaaaaatgctgtaacacaTTTCATAACACAGCCttaaaaaatggcagcaaatgttattaaaatcagtaagtttataaataaaatgtgttccttCTTTCTATGACTTAATAGAAAGgacaaaataacat
This sequence is a window from Archocentrus centrarchus isolate MPI-CPG fArcCen1 chromosome 9, fArcCen1, whole genome shotgun sequence. Protein-coding genes within it:
- the LOC115786093 gene encoding uncharacterized protein LOC115786093 isoform X1, with the translated sequence MDAKNTVQERFFEFIPLQSATADSIATALKEHLATILPEDQKAKLICQAYDGASVMRGATAAFFPDHPSAQAFLIKLWPTDYQHPAMSDGTFTAVPSILCLSTERTSSAVSKAYKTGEFDPITVREAGAFAMLLEDQDFKFFLQLFHHIMPHVDLLYAKLQKKVIDSVCIQESIQQFQQDIQKIRSVISYWDTPGSAFLSQTTLLVPHSCRGTDLNNTTQHFLKMH
- the LOC115786093 gene encoding uncharacterized protein LOC115786093 isoform X2: MDAKNTVQERFFEFIPLQSATADSIATALKEHLATILPEDQKAKLICQAYDGASVMRGATAAFFPDHPSAQAFLIKLWPTDYQHPAMSDGTFTAVPSILCLSTERTSSAVSKAYKTGEFDPITVREAGAFAMLLEDQDFKFFLQLFHHIMPHVDLLYAKLQKKVIDSVCIQESIQQFQQDIQKIRNSLHSMVGQSSVGSSQPVKKRRKITVTLVYSSVI